In Amaranthus tricolor cultivar Red isolate AtriRed21 chromosome 5, ASM2621246v1, whole genome shotgun sequence, a genomic segment contains:
- the LOC130813778 gene encoding protein TIFY 10A-like isoform X2: MEGEMTYPEKMRSNFIQTCSRFSHFLKENRTLGHLHAFKGAKDVYGAKNPVTNLELFPMADSRELPLAKEEAKNTSKTPSMTIFYGGKVLVFDELPEDNAREIVALATRGTINAKDDAQTQTQTQTSRSINTTTTQLAQGTSSLSDLPLARRVSLHRFMEKRKHRIASNAPYNLESSMVKVSDLNPQKFNTIKKSYTLQLLELKL, from the exons aTGGAAGGTGAGATGACGTATCCAGAAAAGATGAGGTCTAATTTTATACAAACATGTTCCAGATTTAGCCATTTCTTGAAGGAGAACAGGACTCTTGGACACCTTCAtgcttttaaag GTGCCAAAGATGTATATGGAGCAAAAAATCCTGTAACCAATTTGGAGCTCTTTCCTATGGCCGACTCAAg AGAATTGCCACTAGCAAAGGAAGAGGCTAAAAACACTTCTAAAACACCAAGCATGACCATATTCTATGGAGGAAAAGTGTTAGTTTTCGATGAACTGCCTGAAGACAATGCTCGTGAAATTGTGGCCCTTGCTACTCGCGGAACCATAAATGCTAAAGACGACGCACAAACTCAAACTCAAACTCAAACTTCACGCAGTATCAACACTACAACTACTCAGCTCGCACAAGGAACATCCAGCTTGTCTGATTTACCGCTAGCAAGGCGAGTCTCCCTTCACCGATTTATGGAGAAGAGAAAACATAGAATCGCAAGCAATGCACCATACAATCTGGAGAGTTCAATGGTAAAAGTGTCTGATTTAAATCCTCAAAAATTCAACACGATAAAAAAATCGTACACGCTACAATTATTAGAGTTAAAGTTGTAG
- the LOC130813778 gene encoding protein TIFY 10A-like isoform X1 → MEGEMTYPEKMRSNFIQTCSRFSHFLKENRTLGHLHAFKDLGAKDVYGAKNPVTNLELFPMADSRELPLAKEEAKNTSKTPSMTIFYGGKVLVFDELPEDNAREIVALATRGTINAKDDAQTQTQTQTSRSINTTTTQLAQGTSSLSDLPLARRVSLHRFMEKRKHRIASNAPYNLESSMVKVSDLNPQKFNTIKKSYTLQLLELKL, encoded by the exons aTGGAAGGTGAGATGACGTATCCAGAAAAGATGAGGTCTAATTTTATACAAACATGTTCCAGATTTAGCCATTTCTTGAAGGAGAACAGGACTCTTGGACACCTTCAtgcttttaaag ATTTAGGTGCCAAAGATGTATATGGAGCAAAAAATCCTGTAACCAATTTGGAGCTCTTTCCTATGGCCGACTCAAg AGAATTGCCACTAGCAAAGGAAGAGGCTAAAAACACTTCTAAAACACCAAGCATGACCATATTCTATGGAGGAAAAGTGTTAGTTTTCGATGAACTGCCTGAAGACAATGCTCGTGAAATTGTGGCCCTTGCTACTCGCGGAACCATAAATGCTAAAGACGACGCACAAACTCAAACTCAAACTCAAACTTCACGCAGTATCAACACTACAACTACTCAGCTCGCACAAGGAACATCCAGCTTGTCTGATTTACCGCTAGCAAGGCGAGTCTCCCTTCACCGATTTATGGAGAAGAGAAAACATAGAATCGCAAGCAATGCACCATACAATCTGGAGAGTTCAATGGTAAAAGTGTCTGATTTAAATCCTCAAAAATTCAACACGATAAAAAAATCGTACACGCTACAATTATTAGAGTTAAAGTTGTAG